In a genomic window of Salegentibacter salegens:
- a CDS encoding fimbrial biogenesis chaperone encodes MIKKLLSPLLLFFIFIFSGLAAYAQGDLMIMPKRLVFEGSERSQEINLANTGSDTAVYAISFVNYIMTEKGNFEQVEAPEDGQRFAENFLRYFPRRVSLAPNEAQTIRVQKTRTGDLEQGEYRSHMYFRAVEDQTALGAEETEESDGISINIKTVFGISIPIILREGTSTTNITLTDLTLETESENPRLSLVINRSGNMSVYGNLTATHIAPNGTQTEVGMVKGVSVYTPNEKRIFSFELRNATEVNLNSGTLKISYSEEKGDTLATSELKL; translated from the coding sequence ATGATAAAAAAATTACTTAGCCCCCTACTCCTTTTCTTTATTTTTATTTTTTCAGGACTTGCAGCTTACGCCCAGGGAGATCTTATGATTATGCCCAAGCGTTTGGTTTTTGAGGGTTCTGAACGTTCACAGGAAATAAACCTTGCAAATACCGGCAGCGATACCGCCGTGTATGCCATTTCTTTTGTGAATTACATCATGACCGAAAAAGGAAATTTTGAACAGGTGGAAGCGCCTGAAGATGGTCAGCGATTTGCTGAGAATTTTCTACGCTATTTTCCAAGACGCGTTAGTTTGGCTCCCAATGAAGCACAAACTATTCGTGTACAAAAAACCAGGACCGGAGACCTGGAACAGGGTGAATACCGATCGCATATGTATTTTCGCGCGGTAGAAGATCAAACCGCGCTTGGTGCAGAAGAAACTGAGGAAAGTGATGGAATTTCCATAAATATAAAAACCGTTTTTGGAATTAGTATCCCAATTATTTTAAGGGAAGGAACATCTACAACAAATATTACACTTACCGATCTTACATTAGAAACCGAATCCGAAAATCCAAGATTATCACTGGTAATTAATCGTTCCGGTAATATGTCGGTTTACGGAAATTTAACAGCAACTCATATCGCCCCTAATGGTACTCAAACCGAAGTGGGAATGGTAAAAGGAGTTTCGGTGTATACGCCTAATGAAAAAAGGATTTTTAGCTTTGAGCTTAGAAATGCTACGGAGGTAAATCTAAATTCCGGTACTTTAAAAATATCTTACTCAGAAGAAAAAGGGGATACTTTGGCTACTTCAGAATTGAAGTTATAA
- a CDS encoding DUF4402 domain-containing protein, with protein sequence MKNYLFILFFSLIGFSASAQNSASATVNSRATVIDPIQIDKTVDLDFGNVISAYNPGQVILSPDGSRVAYGVQISNSIPGTVNPAEAVVTHGNNNYSITLPEQFTLYNQENPNQVLTIDQFTVAPQEGSVADIIKIGGTLNLEANQTSGLYTNSSGFNVTVSYN encoded by the coding sequence ATGAAGAATTATCTTTTCATTTTATTTTTTAGCTTAATCGGGTTTAGTGCTTCGGCACAAAATTCGGCTTCAGCGACTGTAAATAGCAGGGCAACAGTTATAGACCCAATCCAAATTGATAAAACGGTAGATCTTGATTTTGGTAACGTAATAAGTGCTTATAATCCAGGACAGGTGATTTTATCGCCAGACGGCTCCAGGGTGGCTTACGGAGTACAAATTTCCAATTCTATTCCCGGTACGGTAAATCCCGCAGAAGCTGTAGTTACCCATGGCAACAATAATTACTCAATTACCTTACCCGAGCAATTTACCTTATATAACCAGGAAAATCCTAACCAGGTTCTTACAATAGACCAGTTTACTGTTGCTCCACAGGAAGGTAGTGTAGCCGATATTATAAAAATTGGAGGCACTTTAAACCTGGAAGCCAACCAGACTTCTGGCCTTTATACTAATTCCTCCGGTTTTAATGTAACGGTATCCTATAATTAA
- a CDS encoding DUF4402 domain-containing protein, whose translation MKKITFILLVSLISGTAFAQSSAEGTATVNAEIVSPIEINDGTDLDFGRIIGSSAGGSVTVSTDGDRTATTNDLLAPSTTVQAASFTVKAAEAYKYSITIPGIGLTGAGDDMPVTFESSLGNENVVGTGADQTLTVGGALTVNALQAEGEYSGTVTVTVAYE comes from the coding sequence ATGAAAAAAATTACTTTTATCCTACTTGTAAGCCTTATTTCTGGAACTGCTTTTGCACAAAGCTCAGCAGAAGGAACAGCTACTGTAAATGCAGAAATTGTTAGTCCTATTGAAATTAATGATGGAACTGACTTAGATTTTGGACGTATAATTGGATCTTCAGCCGGGGGTAGTGTAACTGTTAGTACTGACGGTGATAGAACTGCCACTACTAATGATTTATTGGCACCGAGTACAACTGTACAAGCGGCCTCATTCACAGTTAAAGCAGCTGAAGCTTATAAATATAGTATAACCATTCCTGGTATAGGTTTAACTGGTGCTGGAGATGATATGCCTGTAACCTTTGAAAGCAGTTTAGGTAATGAAAATGTAGTTGGAACTGGTGCTGATCAAACCTTAACTGTGGGTGGTGCCTTAACTGTAAATGCTCTTCAAGCAGAAGGAGAATACAGCGGTACTGTAACAGTTACCGTAGCTTACGAATAG
- a CDS encoding DUF4402 domain-containing protein, which yields MTRLYLITLILLFTGMSPVFSQASATANFTASATIIQPIGITTTSNMQFANIDAKNGGAVILSPENTRITTGELELANGGNVSAATFEVTGQSGYAFGISLPKGTHRLNSDGESMLLQDFTTNYDGSSINGDGKTIRVGASLIVNPNQEPGDYKTTGDLQVTVNYN from the coding sequence ATGACGCGATTATATTTAATAACACTAATTCTTCTCTTTACAGGAATGTCTCCTGTTTTTTCGCAGGCTTCAGCAACGGCAAACTTTACGGCTTCTGCCACCATTATCCAACCCATAGGAATTACCACAACTTCTAATATGCAATTTGCAAATATTGATGCTAAAAATGGCGGTGCTGTTATTCTTTCTCCTGAAAATACCAGAATTACAACCGGTGAATTAGAATTAGCCAATGGCGGAAATGTTTCTGCAGCTACTTTTGAAGTTACCGGGCAAAGCGGCTATGCTTTTGGTATTAGTCTCCCGAAAGGTACTCACCGCTTAAATAGCGATGGTGAAAGTATGTTGCTTCAGGATTTTACTACTAATTATGATGGAAGCAGTATAAATGGTGATGGTAAAACAATAAGAGTTGGCGCCAGCCTAATTGTTAATCCAAATCAGGAACCGGGAGATTATAAAACCACTGGCGATCTGCAAGTTACTGTAAACTACAATTAA